In Raphanus sativus cultivar WK10039 chromosome 5, ASM80110v3, whole genome shotgun sequence, the following proteins share a genomic window:
- the LOC108860455 gene encoding uncharacterized protein LOC108860455, with the protein LGVPILEKLAPPIAPFFIGRTGTQLFLTDGKADKPPLLLRMASDCEDLKFLSSLGAFLCRILYANVSYDYMVGWRTSSIRRETELFKPPRRSLDGYKHVVDVEYCPTVSSDGAHFPPEAAKAKEAAQSSPSPQNTLQYHEIVEEEMIRSLQMLGWKKVDVSFHSTFWPYLAHNNIHVKRERLHKAGAGVVAHVVDSIKQQESSTFITASL; encoded by the exons TTGGGAGTTCCTATTTTAGAGAAACTTGCTCCACCAATAGCTCCGTTTTTTATTGGTCGTACTGGTACCCAGTTGTTTCTTACTGATGGTAAAGCTGATAAACCACCTCTTCTCTTGAGGATGGCATCTGATTGTGAAGATCTGAAATTCTT ATCGTCTCTGGGGGCGTTTCTATGTCGCATCCTATATGCAAACGTATCTTATGACT ACATGGTTGGTTGGCGTACATCTTCCATAAGGAGAGAAACTGAACTTTTCAAG CCTCCACGACGGTCTTTGGATGGATACAAGCATGTTGTTGATGTAGAATACTGCCCAACTGTTTCATCAGATGGAGCCCATTTCCCTCCAGAAGCTGCTAAAGCCAAGGAAGCCGCACAAAGCTCACCTAGTCCCCAGAACACACTTCAGTATCATGAAATAGTGGAAG aggAGATGATCCGTAGCCTGCAGATGTTAGGGTGGAAGAAAGTTGATGTCAGCTTCCACTCCACCTTCTGGCCTTACTTAGCTCATAACAACATTCAC GTAAAACGTGAAAGACTTCACAAAGCAGGAGCTGGAGTTGTTGCGCATGTGGTAGATAGCATAAAACAGCAAGAGTCTTCCACCTTTATTACCGCCAGCTTATAA
- the LOC108860352 gene encoding pollen-specific protein-like At4g18596, which yields MAKFVIFFLASALCLTTLLHFAAADADDFDRFHIKGSVYCDTCRVQFQTRLSKFLEGAKVKLECKGRENQTVTLSKEAVTDKDGNYEMVVMGDHEEEVCEIILVQSPDAECGEVNNQEFLRNAARISLTANDGIVSNEIRTINPLGFMRKTPLADCPQAFKELGIVPDVIF from the exons ATGGCAAAATTCGTCATCTTCTTTCTTGCCTCTGCTCTATGTTTGACCACCCTCCTTCACTTCGCGGCCGCTGATGCCGACGACTTCGACCGCTTCCACATCAAGGGCTCCGTCTACTGCGACACCTGCCGTGTTCAATTCCAGACCCGCCTCAGTAAATTCCTCGAAG GGGCAAAGGTAAAGCTCGAGTGCAAGGGTCGTGAGAACCAGACAGTGACACTGAGCAAAGAAGCTGTGACCGACAAAGATGGAAACTACGAGATGGTAGTTATGGGAGACCACGAAGAGGAAGTGTGCGAGATCATCCTCGTCCAATCACCAGACGCAGAGTGTGGTGAAGTGAACAATCAAGAGTTCCTAAGAAACGCAGCCAGGATCAGTCTCACGGCTAATGATGGAATTGTCTCCAACGAGATTCGAACCATTAACCCACTTGGGTTCATGAGGAAGACTCCTCTCGCTGATTGTCCTCAAGCTTTCAAGGAGCTTGGAATCGTCCCTGACGTCATCTTCTAA